A region from the Rosa rugosa chromosome 6, drRosRugo1.1, whole genome shotgun sequence genome encodes:
- the LOC133718346 gene encoding uncharacterized protein LOC133718346, translating into MITLTADAATCLRGVAALKARAKADAYFPRTQTFPQVKAELSVVTPSGSKIYGWASIYSKHSQLILSLQKKHLRFLATTKEYKILRVEEGTREAQGNLSISLRSNSGYIKLLFKDENQSLVWTTSISSLLQLHY; encoded by the exons ATGATCACACTCACAGCTGATGCTGCAACAT GTTTAAGAGGAGTTGCAGCACTCAAAGCAAGAGCCAAGGCCGATGCGTATTTTCCAAGAACCCAAACTTTTCCTCAAGTAAAAGCAGAGCTATCTGTCGTCACTCCTTCTG GAAGCAAAATATACGGCTGGGCCTCCATATATTCAAAGCATAGTCAGCTCATTTTGAGCCTCCAGAAGAAGCATTTGAGATTCTTAGCCACAACAAAGGAAT ACAAGATTTTGCGTGTGGAGGAGGGAACAAGGGAAGCTCAGGGAAACCTTTCAATCAGCCTAAGGAGCAACAGTGGATACATCAAGCTCTTATTCAAAGATGAAAATCAATCTTTAGTCTGGACGACAAGCATTTCTAGTCTCTTACAGTTGCATTACTGA